A single Kryptolebias marmoratus isolate JLee-2015 linkage group LG7, ASM164957v2, whole genome shotgun sequence DNA region contains:
- the LOC119617156 gene encoding uncharacterized protein LOC119617156 translates to MKLFKLILFYHLLFFYNLGVKSIENDIRMFFRSILGCLEQMQQDSAGSFVHERLQRELRDHVNILSGFLSQSRIILDSRNREVANTLQSLHASLQIVLAATESNQRSRSENREVFLPPRVMTGHQGRPPYNISEEQISHLLSLGMNWQNIAICLGVSSRTLYRHRDRLGIQPLAYTAISDVQLNRFVAEILQSTTNAGETYVHGSLRSRGLRIQRWRVRQSLLEIDPVGRCFRRRHAIRRRIYHVSTSNQLWHIDGNHKLVRWRMVFHGCVDGFSRTIIYLACLDNNRASSVLSLFISGVHNFGIPSRVRCDHGLENTGVARFMLYRRGLNRNSVITGRSVHNQRIERLWAELNRVVSFHYIHLFNFMEEHGVLDSLNELHLFCLHYIFLPRIQRAATEFQNQWNNHGLSTQGGQTPLQLWQRGIVNNVGIHNPSMNGICDIDSHHGFDDHTPICQLHSRNNVVVPSINITISDRIMDSLQQTFDPFEDDGNYGIDLFCNFVCFLERRHS, encoded by the exons ATGAAACTATTCAAATTGATCCTGTTTtatcatctgttgtttttctataaTTTGGGAGTGAAGAGCATTGAAAATGACATTAGAATGTTTTTCAGAAGTATACTGGGATGTTTGGAACAAATGCAACAAGATTCTGCAGGTTCCTTTGTTCATGAGAGGCTCCAAAGAGAACTTCGTgatcatgtaaatattttatctggATTTCTGTCACAATCAAGAATCATCCTGGATTCAAGGAACAGAGAAGTAGCCAATACACTACAGTCTTTGCATGCAAGTCTGCAGATTGTGCTGGCAGCAACTGAATCAAATCAAAGGAGTAGATCTGAAAACAGAGAAGTCTTTTTGCCCCCAAGAGTCATGACAGGACACCAAGGCCGGCCTCCTTACAACATTTCAGAGGAGCAAATATCTCATTTACTATCTCTTGGAATGAACTggcaaaatattgcaatatgCTTAGGGGTAAGCAGTCGAACCCTCTATAGGCACAGAGATCGGCTTGGAATTCAACCACTGGCTTATACAGCAATCTCTGATGTCCAACTTAATAGATTTGTTGCAGAAATTCTTCAATCAACCACCAACGCAGGTGAAACGTATGTACATGGGAGCTTAAGGTCACGTGGATTACGCATTCAAAGATGGCGTGTTAGACAAAGTCTGCTAGAAATTGATCCTGTTGGTCGATGCTTTAGAAGACGCCATGCAATACGCCGACGGATTTACCATGTTTCAACGTCCAATCAATTATG gcACATAGATGGAAACCACAAACTTGTGAGATGGAGAATGGTGTTCCATGGATGTGTAGACGGATTCAGCCGGACCATCATCTATCTTGCTTGTCTAGACAACAACAGAGCATCAAGTGTTTTGTCACTATTTATTAGTGGCGTTCATAACTTTGGAATACCATCCAGAGTAAGATGTGACCATGGACTAGAAAACACTGGAGTTGCTCGTTTCATGCTTTACAGGAGAGGATTAAACAGAAATAGTGTCATTACTGGCCGGTCAGTGCATAATCAGAGAATAGAGAGATTGTGGGCAGAGTTAAATAGAGTTGTGTCATTTCATTATATTCATCTTTTTAACTTCATGGAGGAGCATGGTGTATTAGATTCACTTAATgaattgcatttgttttgtcttcattacATCTTTCTGCCACGGATTCAGAGAGCTGCAACTGAATTTCAGAATCAGTGGAATAACCATGGACTTTCAACACAAGGAGGGCAAACCCCTCTTCAACTTTGGCAAAGGGGCATAGTCAACAATGTAGGAATACACAATCCAAGTATGAATGGTATTTGTGACATAGACAGTCACCATGGCTTTGATGACCACACACCAATTTGTCAGTTACATAGTCGTAATAATGTTGTTGTTCCATCTATTAATATTACCATCAGTGATCGTATTATGGATTCTCTTCAACAAACCTTTGATCCATTTGAAGATGATGGAAACTATGGTATAgatttgttttgcaattttgtATGTTTCCTTGAAAGAAGGCATTCCTAA
- the LOC108246479 gene encoding uncharacterized protein LOC108246479 — MERPNEPGALQQAIGVLRSILSSPETVTTLSSSLGQQRASSSASNVTHSAIEDEMSQLFRPSNASGGQSIQTPGQTAGMQQSLRYQSQRHFGKWSSQPRKRARIHYHDTFHKDIILLPKPSSCVVIKHRTKQELHDKGHILYGFEFQKSWDQNTVIEQIKQAFGEKLSVDVSLECLMSCGSKLISPKLRSGQELDANLIHKIYKSKALYIRPSRPILDDMSGYSSDDNNCDESTSSTRQLRSSSQSRPHPRVDSSADSFTSTVAAYAQNGSGSSSSLPFSSSVEGSSSLDPSDACRTGSSLPSLGLPTASHLQSTSTHQQSANYENYLSVVAALSDLSSDDEELNQAILASLESERCNPECSVPATEILQELAIKINNQKKCKFNINRTTVLDGAIRGFKRGTYDPCHTIYVKFSDDMGVPEEAVDLGGPRREFLRLLMEALLQSSMFEGEEGKMNLALDSTSMREDKYFIAGRSIAVSLVHGGPPAGFLSPTLYSCLVDGPEFVKPVLEDVADRHLREKIKKITESQSFEDLLTTTEPLEEYLANAGCLRQLKRLEDKDRLVDDILMFQVIHRVRGPFERFRDGLRTLGVLDKIQAHPESFRPLLCWSPSILTADLIDTLFTIHLSPVGSNKRNAEEIVIPFWRDYLSDAEDQEGTKKLGMILAFATGASTVPAIGFSPQPSVEFLHHEAGSGTPSKFPKANTCINCLKLPLHTSYKDFQEHMDFALGNTHGFGIA; from the exons ATGGAGAGGCCAAATGAGCCAGGAGCCCTTCAGCAAGCCATTGGGGTTTTAAGAAGTATTTTATCATCTCCTGAAACTGTCACAACGTTGTCCTCATCTCTTGGGCAACAAAGGGCAAGCTCGTCTGCCTCTAATGTCACTCATAGCGCGATTGAAGACGAAATGAGTCAACTTTTCAGACCCAGCAACGCCTCAGGCGGACAGTCAATCCAAACACCAGGCCAAACTGCAGGGATGCAGCAGTCATTAAGATATCAGAGTCAGAGACACTTTGGAAAGTGGAGCTCCCAACCGAGGAAAAG ggCCAGAATACATTATCATGATACTTTCCACAAAGACATCATCCTGCTTCCGAAGCCATCAAGTTGTGTTGTCATAAAACACCGGACAAAGCAAGAGTTGCATGATAAGGGGCACATACTATATGGATTTGAATTCCAGAAATCTTGGGACCAAAACACTGTAATTGAACAAATTAAACAGGCGTTTGGTGAAAAACTGTCTGTTGATGTGAG tttggagTGTTTGATGTCTTGTGGCAGCAAATTAATTTCCCCCAAACTGCGTTCCGGGCAAGAACTGGATGCCAATCttatacataaaatatataaatcaaaagCCCTCTACATAAGACCATCAAGACCGATTCTG GATGACATGTCAGGCTACAGCAGTGACGACAACAACTGTGATGAAAGCACCAGTTCAACAAGGCAACTGCGCTCCTCATCCCAGAGTAGACCTCATCCAAGAGTAGATTCATCTGCTGACTCTTTCACCAGTACAGTGGCTGCCTATGCACAAAACg GAAGTGGGTCTTCTTCCAGCCTCCCTTTTTCCTCATCTGTTGAAGGGTCATCGTCACTCGACCCATCTGATGCATGCAGAACCGGATCAAGCCTACCCTCTCTGGGATTGCCCACAGCTTCCCATCTACAGTCGACCTCAACACATCAACAGTCAGCTAACTATGAGAATTATCTTTCTGTAGTGGCTGCTCTATCTGATTTGTCCTCTGATGATGAGGAATTGAACCAGGCCATTCTAGCAAGTCTGGAAAGTGAAAG ATGCAACCCAGAATGTTCTGTGCCAGCAACAGAGATTTTACAAGAGCTtgcaataaaaatcaataatcaGAAGAAATGCAAGTTCAATATTAACCGAACAACAGTGCTGGATGGAGCAATTAGAGGTTTCAAACGTGGGACATACGATCCATGTCACACCATCTATGTGAAGTTTTCTGATGACATGGGAGTACCTGAAGAAGCTGTTGACCTGGGGGGCCCAAGAAGAGAATTTCTCAGGCTTCTAATGGAAGCTTTGCTTCAGTCTTCAATGTTTGAGGGAGAAGAGGGCAAAATGAACTTGGCTCTTGATAGCACAT CCATGAGAGAAGACAAGTACTTCATTGCAGGCAGATCCATTGCAGTAAGCCTTGTACATGGTGGCCCCCCTGCTGGTTTTCTCTCCCCAACCCTCTACTCTTGCCTTGTTGATGGCCCAGAATTTGTTAAGCCTGTCCTGGAAGATGTTGCTGATAGACACCTCcgtgagaaaattaaaaag ATCACAGAGAGCCAATCTTTTGAAGATTTGCTAACAACAACAGAGCCCCTTGAAGAGTATTTGGCTAATGCTGGCTGTCTGAGACAGCTGAAGAGACTGGAAGACAAGGATCGGCTTGTGGATGACATTCTAATGTTCCAAGTGATACACAGAGTACGTGGACCTTTTGAGAG gTTTCGGGATGGACTGAGGACACTTGGAGTGCTAGACAAAATTCAAGCTCACCCAGAGAGTTTTCGACCACTTCTGTGCTGGTCTCCTTCAATCCTGACAGCTGACCTGATTGACACTCTCTTCACAATCCACTTGTCACCGGTtggcagcaacaaaagaaatgctGAGGAAATTGTAATCCCATTCTGGAGAGACTACCTTTCAGATGCTGAGG ATCAAGAGGGCACAAAGAAACTGGGAATGATTTTGGCCTTTGCCACTGGAGCCAGTACTGTTCCAGCAATTGGCTTCTCTCCTCAGCCGTCAGTTGAATTTCTTCACCATGAGGCTGGTTCTGGAACCCCGTCTAAGTTCCCCAAAGCAAACACTTGCATTAATTGCTTGAAATTACCCCTGCATACATCCTACAAAGACTTTCAGGAACATATGGACTTTGCATTGGGCAACACCCATGGTTTTGGTATTgcctaa